The following are encoded together in the Armatimonadota bacterium genome:
- the sdhA gene encoding succinate dehydrogenase flavoprotein subunit: MEHTFDAVIVGAGGAGLRAALELRGRRVAVLSKLYPTRSHTGAAQGGIGAALGNLEEDQPEWHTFDTIKGGDYLVDQDAAEQMCQEAIETVYELEHWGLPFDRTPDGRIAQRRFGGHTRNFGEGPVRRACHAADRTGHMILQTLYQQCLRNDVAFFDEFQMVDLLIEDGRCAGVVAYEIDSGMLHVFWARAVLLATGGFGRMYKVTSNAHALTGDGVAIAWRRGIPLMDMEFFQFHPTGIYRLGILLSEAARGEGAYLINRHGERFMERYTPTLLELAPRDIISRCIYLEVREGRGIDGTDYVHLDFRHLGREVLDTKLPDITDFVRTYLGIDPATEPVPIQPTAHYAMGGIPTNNDAQVIADERGIPVGGLYAAGECACVSVHGANRLGTNSLVDILVFGRRAGRHMARYIQGADPPVVREDPVGRAQAQIDALRARTDGETAAPIRDALQAEMMENASVFRTASSLQHAMDTVLTLQERFGRVRLDDRGRRFNTDLVEALELGFLLDLAEATVASCLHRTESRGAHYREDHPNRDDENWLKHVLIYRRERGQHDFRYKPVTITKYQPKERKY, encoded by the coding sequence ATTGAGCACACCTTCGACGCGGTGATCGTCGGCGCCGGGGGAGCCGGGCTGCGCGCGGCACTGGAACTGCGGGGCCGCCGGGTCGCGGTCCTCAGCAAGTTGTATCCGACACGCTCGCACACCGGTGCCGCGCAGGGCGGCATCGGCGCCGCGCTGGGCAACTTGGAAGAAGACCAACCGGAGTGGCACACCTTCGACACCATCAAGGGCGGCGACTACCTGGTTGACCAGGACGCCGCCGAGCAGATGTGCCAGGAGGCCATCGAAACCGTCTACGAACTGGAACACTGGGGCCTGCCGTTCGACCGCACGCCCGACGGTCGGATCGCCCAGCGCCGGTTCGGCGGCCACACGCGCAACTTCGGTGAGGGCCCCGTCCGCCGGGCGTGCCATGCCGCCGACCGCACCGGTCACATGATCCTGCAGACTCTGTACCAGCAGTGCCTGCGCAACGACGTCGCGTTCTTCGACGAATTCCAGATGGTTGACCTGCTCATCGAGGACGGGCGCTGCGCTGGCGTCGTCGCCTACGAGATCGACTCGGGGATGCTGCACGTCTTTTGGGCCCGCGCCGTGTTGCTCGCCACCGGTGGCTTCGGGCGGATGTACAAGGTCACGAGCAACGCCCACGCACTGACCGGCGACGGTGTGGCGATCGCCTGGCGGCGCGGCATCCCGCTGATGGACATGGAGTTCTTCCAGTTTCACCCGACGGGGATCTACCGCCTGGGGATCCTGCTGTCGGAGGCGGCGCGCGGCGAGGGCGCGTACCTGATCAACCGCCACGGTGAGCGGTTCATGGAGCGCTACACGCCGACGCTGCTGGAGCTGGCACCGCGCGACATCATCTCCCGCTGCATCTACCTGGAGGTCCGTGAAGGGCGCGGGATCGACGGCACGGACTACGTGCACCTGGACTTCCGGCACCTGGGCAGGGAGGTCCTGGACACCAAGCTGCCCGACATCACCGACTTCGTGCGCACCTACCTGGGGATCGACCCTGCGACCGAGCCGGTCCCCATCCAGCCGACGGCGCACTACGCCATGGGCGGCATCCCCACCAACAACGACGCGCAGGTCATCGCCGACGAACGCGGCATACCGGTGGGTGGGCTGTACGCGGCCGGCGAGTGCGCGTGCGTCTCCGTGCACGGCGCCAACCGGCTGGGCACGAACTCGCTGGTGGACATCCTCGTGTTCGGACGCCGAGCAGGCCGCCACATGGCTCGCTACATACAAGGCGCCGATCCCCCGGTCGTGCGCGAAGACCCCGTAGGTCGGGCGCAGGCGCAGATCGACGCGCTGCGGGCGCGGACCGACGGAGAGACGGCGGCACCGATCCGGGATGCGCTGCAGGCAGAGATGATGGAGAACGCTTCGGTGTTCCGCACCGCCTCCAGCCTACAACATGCGATGGACACCGTGCTCACGCTGCAGGAACGGTTCGGGCGGGTGCGGCTGGACGACCGCGGCCGGCGTTTCAACACCGACCTCGTCGAGGCCCTCGAGCTGGGGTTCCTCCTGGACCTGGCCGAAGCCACTGTGGCCAGTTGTCTGCACCGCACGGAGAGCCGGGGCGCGCACTACCGTGAGGACCATCCCAACCGCGACGACGAGAACTGGCTCAAGCACGTGCTCATCTACCGGCGCGAGCGTGGACAGCACGACTTCAGGTACAAACCGGTGACGATCACGAAATACCAGCCAAAGGAGAGGAAGTACTAG
- a CDS encoding fumarate reductase subunit D, whose protein sequence is MRSEPLWWLLFAAGGTVAALLLPVHVLLTGVGVAAGWTRDALAYERAVELVAHPVGRAYVFAVVASWMLHWAHRFRYTLTEGLHLKASWVPVAFACYGTAVGIVAAAAVVLARL, encoded by the coding sequence ATGCGCAGCGAGCCCCTGTGGTGGCTCCTGTTCGCGGCCGGCGGCACGGTGGCGGCGCTGTTGCTGCCAGTCCACGTCCTGCTCACGGGGGTCGGCGTAGCCGCCGGCTGGACGCGCGACGCGCTCGCCTACGAGCGGGCCGTCGAACTCGTCGCCCATCCGGTGGGCCGCGCCTACGTGTTCGCGGTCGTGGCGTCGTGGATGCTGCACTGGGCGCATCGGTTCCGCTACACGCTCACCGAGGGATTGCACCTCAAGGCCTCCTGGGTGCCGGTGGCGTTCGCGTGCTACGGTACGGCCGTCGGCATCGTCGCGGCAGCGGCGGTCGTTCTCGCGCGCCTGTGA
- a CDS encoding fumarate reductase subunit C: protein MTGYRRPVRFLWWTERRSYVLFVVRELTSLFVGTYAVLLLILVDRLVRGPTAYEAYLAFLGAPGMAVFHALGLAAALYHSVTWFALAPKAMTVRLGRHRVPDAAVVGANYAVWAIVSAVVARIVLGR from the coding sequence ATGACGGGCTACCGCAGACCCGTGCGCTTCCTCTGGTGGACCGAACGGCGGTCGTACGTGCTGTTCGTCGTGCGAGAACTTACGAGCCTGTTTGTCGGTACGTACGCGGTCTTGCTGCTGATCCTGGTCGACCGGCTGGTACGAGGACCCACCGCCTACGAAGCGTACCTGGCGTTTCTGGGTGCGCCCGGGATGGCCGTCTTCCACGCCCTGGGGCTGGCGGCCGCGCTGTACCACTCGGTCACGTGGTTCGCGCTCGCCCCCAAGGCGATGACGGTGCGGTTGGGACGGCACCGGGTACCGGACGCGGCGGTCGTCGGGGCCAACTACGCGGTGTGGGCCATCGTCTCGGCGGTCGTGGCCCGGATCGTGCTGGGGCGGTAG
- a CDS encoding succinate dehydrogenase/fumarate reductase iron-sulfur subunit, which translates to MARPTAELRVLRYHPGRDASPYFQTYQVPYREDWVVLDALNYIKDQVDGSLTYRWSCRMGVCGSCGMMIDRTPRLSCATFLREFHPRTIWVEPLANFPIARDLVVDIGDFMDKLPRVKPWLIRRDPDPESSEHLQTPEQLEDYRQFSMCINCMLCYSACPVYALEPRFLGPAALALAARYDLDSRDQGRKARREVVAGPDGVWDCTLVGECTTVCPKHVDPAGAIQRLKLHSALQWARDVLVPWGRR; encoded by the coding sequence ATGGCCCGCCCGACCGCCGAGCTCCGCGTCCTCCGCTACCACCCCGGCCGCGACGCCAGCCCCTACTTCCAGACCTACCAGGTGCCCTACCGCGAGGACTGGGTGGTGCTGGACGCGCTCAACTACATCAAGGACCAGGTCGACGGCAGTCTGACCTACCGCTGGTCGTGTCGGATGGGCGTGTGCGGCAGCTGCGGCATGATGATCGACCGCACGCCGCGACTGTCGTGCGCCACGTTCTTGCGCGAGTTCCATCCGAGGACGATCTGGGTGGAGCCCCTCGCGAACTTCCCCATTGCGCGCGATCTGGTCGTCGACATCGGCGACTTCATGGACAAGCTCCCACGCGTCAAGCCGTGGCTCATCCGGCGGGATCCCGACCCCGAGAGCTCCGAGCACCTCCAGACGCCCGAACAGCTGGAGGACTACCGGCAGTTCAGCATGTGCATCAACTGCATGCTCTGCTACTCCGCATGCCCCGTGTATGCCCTGGAGCCGCGCTTTTTGGGCCCGGCGGCGTTGGCGCTGGCCGCGCGCTACGATCTCGACTCCCGCGACCAGGGACGCAAGGCGCGGCGCGAGGTCGTGGCCGGACCGGACGGCGTGTGGGACTGCACGCTGGTGGGCGAGTGCACAACCGTCTGCCCCAAGCACGTCGATCCTGCGGGTGCGATCCAGCGGCTGAAGCTGCACAGCGCCCTGCAGTGGGCCCGCGACGTGCTCGTGCCGTGGGGGCGAAGATGA
- the frdA gene encoding fumarate reductase (quinol) flavoprotein subunit — translation MDILEHDILIIGGGAAGLRAAIAAAEADPALDVALLSKVYPMRSHTVSAEGGAAAVIKPNDTFEAHIEDTITGSDWLADQDAVEEFVRECPEELLRLEHWGCPWSREPDGHVAVRPFGGMKIERTWFAADKTGFHLLHTLFQTSLRYQALRRYDEWFVTTLLVEDGRCRGAVAIELATGRLYLIAARAVILCTGGAGRIYPFTTNGAIVTGDGMALAYRAGVPLKDMEFVQYHPTGLPGTGILITEAARGEGGILVNKDGYRYLADYGLGPPEPWPRLRAMELGPRDKLSQAFVHEMRKGRTIAGPYGDVVHLDIRHLGERRINEKLPFVRELARNYAGIDPVHEPIPVRPVVHYMMGGVHTDKHGATPMPGLYAAGEVACVSINGANRLGSNSLPECLVFGARAGRAAAAHARESPPPSPNPLTALALDEEHRIQRDFLRKDGGDQRIASIRTEMQDAMESGCGIYRDDASLRATCDRLRDLRQRFHRIRLDDRTLAFNTELVAALELDFMLDVAQCVAHSALARTESRGSHQRTDHPERDDARFCRHTLAYRGDGEPRVEYLDVVITRWPPAERVYGG, via the coding sequence ATGGACATCCTCGAGCACGATATCCTGATCATCGGGGGTGGCGCGGCCGGGCTGCGCGCGGCGATCGCCGCGGCGGAAGCCGACCCTGCCCTCGACGTCGCCCTGCTGTCGAAGGTCTATCCGATGCGCAGCCACACGGTCTCCGCCGAGGGCGGCGCCGCGGCGGTGATCAAGCCCAACGACACCTTCGAGGCACACATCGAGGACACGATCACCGGTTCGGACTGGCTCGCCGACCAGGACGCGGTCGAGGAATTCGTGCGGGAGTGCCCAGAGGAGTTGCTGCGGCTGGAGCACTGGGGATGCCCGTGGAGCCGCGAGCCCGACGGACACGTCGCCGTCCGGCCGTTCGGCGGGATGAAGATCGAGCGCACTTGGTTCGCAGCCGACAAGACCGGCTTCCACCTCCTGCACACCCTGTTCCAGACCAGCCTCCGCTACCAGGCACTCCGGCGGTACGACGAGTGGTTCGTCACCACCCTGCTCGTCGAGGACGGCCGGTGCCGGGGAGCGGTGGCGATCGAACTCGCCACCGGCCGCCTGTACCTCATCGCCGCCCGGGCCGTGATCCTCTGCACCGGCGGCGCCGGCCGCATCTACCCGTTCACGACCAACGGCGCGATCGTGACGGGGGACGGCATGGCGCTGGCCTACCGCGCCGGGGTCCCTCTGAAGGACATGGAGTTCGTGCAGTACCACCCCACGGGTCTGCCGGGCACGGGCATCCTGATCACGGAAGCCGCGCGCGGCGAGGGGGGCATCCTCGTCAACAAGGACGGCTACCGATACCTAGCGGACTACGGCCTCGGCCCGCCCGAGCCGTGGCCGCGTCTGCGGGCCATGGAGCTCGGCCCGCGCGACAAGCTGTCGCAGGCGTTCGTACACGAGATGCGCAAGGGCCGCACGATCGCAGGACCCTACGGCGATGTCGTCCACCTCGACATCCGCCACCTGGGAGAGCGACGCATCAACGAGAAGCTGCCCTTCGTCCGCGAGCTTGCGCGCAACTACGCCGGGATTGACCCGGTGCACGAACCCATCCCTGTGCGCCCGGTGGTCCACTACATGATGGGCGGAGTTCACACGGACAAGCATGGGGCCACACCGATGCCGGGCCTGTACGCGGCGGGTGAAGTCGCCTGCGTCAGCATCAACGGCGCGAACCGGTTGGGATCGAACTCCTTGCCCGAGTGCCTGGTGTTCGGCGCCCGTGCCGGCCGGGCGGCGGCGGCCCATGCTCGGGAGAGCCCACCCCCAAGTCCCAACCCGCTGACCGCGCTGGCACTGGACGAGGAGCATCGCATCCAGAGAGACTTCCTGCGCAAGGACGGCGGCGACCAGCGCATTGCCAGCATCCGCACCGAGATGCAGGATGCCATGGAATCGGGATGCGGCATCTACCGGGACGATGCATCGCTGCGGGCCACGTGCGATCGGCTGCGTGATTTGCGCCAGCGCTTCCACCGCATCCGGCTCGACGATCGCACGCTCGCGTTCAACACCGAGTTGGTGGCCGCGCTCGAACTCGACTTCATGCTGGACGTCGCACAGTGTGTGGCGCACTCGGCGCTCGCGCGTACCGAATCGCGGGGCTCCCATCAGCGGACCGACCATCCCGAGCGTGACGACGCGCGCTTCTGTCGCCACACGCTCGCCTATCGCGGCGACGGGGAGCCGAGGGTCGAATACCTGGACGTGGTCATCACGCGCTGGCCGCCGGCCGAGCGCGTCTACGGAGGTTGA
- the sdhD gene encoding succinate dehydrogenase, hydrophobic membrane anchor protein, with the protein MTYPVARARPNGWEWLSWLYMRVSAVLLIGLVLGHLYIMHILNSTDTIDFDFVAQRFATPLWRVYDLLILVLALTHGLNGLRGIVSDYTRSPRWRLFWNATIGTLGLVFGTLGALVLFTFQPGP; encoded by the coding sequence ATGACGTATCCGGTGGCGCGAGCGCGACCCAACGGCTGGGAGTGGCTGTCGTGGCTGTACATGCGCGTCTCAGCGGTGCTGCTGATCGGACTGGTGCTGGGGCACCTGTACATCATGCACATCCTCAACAGCACCGACACGATCGACTTCGACTTCGTCGCCCAGCGGTTCGCGACGCCGTTGTGGCGCGTCTACGATCTGTTGATCCTGGTGCTGGCGCTCACCCACGGCCTGAACGGGCTTCGGGGCATCGTCTCGGACTACACCCGATCGCCCAGGTGGCGATTGTTTTGGAACGCCACGATCGGGACGCTGGGCCTGGTGTTCGGCACGTTGGGTGCCCTGGTGCTGTTTACGTTCCAGCCGGGGCCGTAG
- the sdhC gene encoding succinate dehydrogenase, cytochrome b556 subunit, whose product MYRGGPGMLAWVLHRITGVAILLFLFMHIVETAMLMYGPEAYNKAIELYRQPWFKPLEFLLVAAVVYHAGNGVIIMILDLFPRATRWYRRMFWVGAAAYAALMTPVAFLMLRPMFK is encoded by the coding sequence ATGTACCGAGGTGGACCTGGGATGCTGGCGTGGGTGCTGCACCGGATCACGGGTGTGGCGATCCTGCTGTTCCTGTTCATGCACATCGTCGAGACGGCCATGCTGATGTACGGCCCGGAAGCCTACAACAAGGCCATCGAGCTGTACCGCCAGCCGTGGTTCAAACCCCTGGAGTTCCTGCTCGTGGCCGCCGTCGTCTACCACGCCGGCAACGGGGTCATCATCATGATCCTCGATTTGTTCCCGCGGGCAACCCGATGGTATCGCAGGATGTTCTGGGTGGGCGCGGCGGCCTACGCGGCGCTGATGACCCCGGTCGCATTCCTGATGCTGCGCCCGATGTTCAAGTGA
- a CDS encoding FadR/GntR family transcriptional regulator, with protein MAQTPVFQPVRHRRIYEDIVRQIQELIADRHLQPGDRLPPERELAETLSVSRASVREALRVLNAMGLVEVRSGDGTFIRSAHAPVDPAVWALLPERQFLLDLLQARRIVEEEIVALAVHQATQDDLDQMQDLLNRRERELAEGKADLETDLLFHRLIAEATRNPVLVSIVRTLNEIWLQSREATGRAPTSPHKAQEFHQAIVEAIRMRDEALARGVMHRHMEDMREDIERQLHDR; from the coding sequence ATGGCGCAGACGCCCGTCTTCCAGCCTGTCCGCCACCGCCGGATCTACGAGGACATCGTCCGCCAGATTCAGGAACTGATAGCCGACCGCCACCTGCAACCCGGCGACCGCCTCCCCCCGGAGAGGGAACTCGCCGAGACCCTCAGCGTCAGCCGGGCCTCGGTGCGTGAGGCGTTGCGGGTCCTCAACGCAATGGGACTGGTCGAGGTCCGCTCGGGAGACGGTACGTTCATCCGGTCCGCCCACGCGCCCGTGGATCCCGCAGTGTGGGCGCTGCTGCCCGAGCGGCAGTTCCTCCTCGATCTTCTTCAGGCGAGACGGATCGTCGAGGAAGAGATCGTGGCGCTGGCGGTCCACCAGGCGACCCAGGACGACCTCGACCAGATGCAGGACCTGTTGAACCGCCGCGAACGGGAGCTGGCTGAGGGTAAGGCCGATCTCGAGACCGATCTGCTGTTTCATCGGCTCATCGCGGAGGCGACCCGGAATCCGGTGCTCGTCTCCATCGTGCGCACGCTCAACGAGATATGGCTGCAGAGCCGCGAGGCGACCGGGCGTGCCCCCACCAGTCCCCACAAGGCGCAGGAGTTTCACCAGGCTATCGTAGAAGCGATCCGCATGCGGGACGAAGCGCTCGCCCGAGGCGTGATGCACCGCCACATGGAGGACATGCGCGAGGACATCGAAAGGCAACTCCACGATCGGTAG
- the icd gene encoding isocitrate dehydrogenase (NADP(+)) has translation MLSLERLAPPTEGRRIEIIDGRLVVPDDPIIPFIEGDGTGPDIWRATRRILDTAVQRAYGGKRRIVWFEVFAGEKANDQFGDWLPADTLRAFEHYVVGIKGPLTTPVGGGFRSLNVALRQLLDLYACIRPVRWFEGVPSPVRHPERVDMVVFRENTEDIYRGIEWPAGSEEANRIIDWLRAEFGVQVRPGSAIGVKPMSEFGTKRLVRKAIRYALERNRRNVTLVHKGNIMKYTEGAFRDWGYEVAREEFGNRTISWDEVLRDYGGKVPQGRLLIQDYIADVTFQHVLTRPQDIDVIATGNLNGDYLSDAIAAQVGGIGMAPGANVGDFHAVFEATHGTAPKYANLDKVNPGSLTLSGVMMLEYLGWQEAADLVIAGLERTFRKKVVTYDLARLMDGAREVRTSEFATEVIENM, from the coding sequence ATGCTGAGTCTGGAAAGGCTGGCCCCACCGACAGAAGGTCGCCGGATCGAGATCATAGACGGCAGACTCGTCGTCCCCGACGACCCGATCATCCCCTTCATCGAGGGAGACGGCACCGGCCCGGACATCTGGCGTGCTACGCGCCGCATCCTCGACACCGCGGTCCAGCGCGCGTACGGAGGCAAGCGGCGCATCGTGTGGTTCGAAGTATTCGCCGGAGAGAAGGCCAACGACCAATTCGGGGACTGGCTGCCGGCCGACACCCTGCGGGCGTTCGAGCACTACGTCGTGGGAATCAAAGGGCCGCTGACGACGCCCGTCGGCGGCGGGTTCCGCTCGCTGAACGTCGCGCTCCGTCAGCTCCTGGACCTGTACGCCTGCATCCGGCCGGTGCGCTGGTTCGAGGGCGTGCCCTCTCCCGTCAGGCACCCCGAACGGGTCGACATGGTCGTCTTCCGGGAGAACACCGAGGACATCTACCGTGGAATCGAGTGGCCGGCCGGCTCCGAGGAGGCCAACCGGATCATCGACTGGCTGCGCGCCGAGTTCGGGGTGCAGGTGCGGCCCGGCTCGGCGATCGGCGTCAAGCCGATGAGCGAGTTCGGAACCAAGCGCCTGGTACGCAAGGCGATCCGGTACGCCCTGGAGCGCAACCGTCGCAACGTCACGCTCGTGCACAAGGGCAACATCATGAAGTACACGGAAGGCGCGTTCCGCGACTGGGGGTACGAGGTCGCGCGCGAGGAGTTCGGCAACCGCACGATCTCCTGGGACGAAGTCTTACGCGACTACGGCGGGAAGGTTCCCCAAGGGCGGTTGCTCATCCAGGACTACATCGCCGACGTCACGTTCCAGCATGTGCTGACGCGCCCCCAGGACATCGACGTGATCGCCACCGGCAACCTCAACGGCGACTACCTCTCCGACGCGATCGCCGCACAGGTCGGCGGGATCGGGATGGCCCCGGGGGCCAACGTCGGGGATTTCCACGCCGTCTTCGAGGCCACCCATGGGACCGCGCCGAAGTACGCGAACCTGGACAAGGTCAACCCGGGATCCCTGACGCTGTCGGGGGTCATGATGCTCGAGTACCTGGGCTGGCAAGAAGCCGCCGACCTGGTGATCGCCGGGCTGGAGCGCACGTTCCGCAAGAAGGTGGTGACGTACGACCTGGCACGGTTGATGGATGGGGCCCGCGAGGTCCGGACGAGTGAGTTCGCCACCGAAGTGATCGAAAACATGTGA
- the mdh gene encoding malate dehydrogenase — translation MPLGRPKISIVGAGTVGTAAAHWLASHHLGDIVLTDIVEGLPQGKALDILQAGPIAGFDCRLMGSNDYADTANSDVVIVTAGVPRKPGMTREELLDTNAGIVRGVVEQVVPRSPDAVYIILTNPLDAMTYVAYRASGLPRERVIGQSGALDSTRFRALLAMEIGVSVRDVDAMVIGAHTDKDMVPLASLASVRGMPVSRLLPPERLEAIVARTRRAGAEITELMKASGFTAAGAALCEMTEAIVRDRKRVIPCCFYLDGEYGERDVCVGVPVVLGAGGVERVLELPLSDPERTAFRASVAAIRELLGGVRV, via the coding sequence ATGCCGCTTGGACGCCCGAAGATCTCGATCGTCGGCGCGGGCACCGTGGGGACGGCCGCGGCCCACTGGCTCGCCTCGCATCACCTCGGGGACATCGTCCTGACCGACATCGTGGAGGGACTCCCCCAGGGCAAGGCCCTCGACATCCTGCAGGCCGGGCCGATCGCCGGTTTCGACTGCCGGCTGATGGGTTCGAACGACTACGCCGACACGGCGAACTCCGATGTGGTCATCGTGACTGCCGGGGTTCCCCGAAAGCCTGGCATGACGCGCGAGGAGCTGCTGGACACCAACGCCGGCATCGTGCGCGGCGTCGTCGAGCAGGTGGTGCCCCGATCCCCGGACGCCGTCTACATCATCCTGACCAACCCCCTGGACGCGATGACCTACGTCGCCTACCGGGCGTCGGGGCTTCCGCGCGAGCGCGTGATCGGCCAGAGCGGGGCGTTGGACAGCACCCGGTTCCGGGCCCTTTTGGCGATGGAGATCGGCGTGTCGGTCCGCGACGTCGACGCGATGGTGATCGGCGCCCACACCGACAAGGACATGGTGCCCCTGGCGTCGTTGGCCAGCGTGCGCGGCATGCCGGTCTCGCGATTGCTCCCACCGGAGCGGCTGGAGGCCATCGTCGCCCGTACCCGGCGGGCGGGGGCGGAGATCACCGAGTTGATGAAGGCGAGCGGGTTCACGGCGGCCGGCGCGGCCCTGTGCGAGATGACCGAGGCGATCGTGCGCGACCGCAAACGCGTGATCCCCTGCTGCTTCTACCTCGACGGGGAGTACGGTGAGCGTGACGTCTGCGTCGGGGTGCCGGTGGTGCTGGGCGCCGGCGGGGTCGAGCGGGTGCTCGAACTCCCTCTGTCGGACCCGGAGCGAACTGCCTTCCGGGCATCGGTCGCCGCCATACGGGAGCTGCTCGGGGGCGTGAGGGTCTAG
- the sucC gene encoding ADP-forming succinate--CoA ligase subunit beta — protein sequence MKLHEYQAKEWFRTYGIPVQNGTVVERAEQVGDVGLAYPVVVKAQVMVGGRGKAGGIRLARTPQEAQEAAQEILGMEIKGEVVRKVLVAEAANIEREYYLAFTVDRSARRLVCVASAFGGVDIEEVARATPEAIVRLHVDPLFGFHPFHARSVGRRLGFGGPALVQFTQIAHALYRLCAERDAELAEINPLAVADGKLVAVDAKLIVDDNALHRHQDLPDNEELSELERLARQNDLSYVELDGDIAIIGNGAGLVMATLDMIAHFGGRPANFLDIGGGASTENMRQAIDIVLRKPGVRSLFINVFGGITRCDDIARGIVASRPPVPASIRLVGTNEEEGRRILREAGISAFVDPEEAAREAVRLAS from the coding sequence ATGAAGCTGCACGAGTACCAGGCCAAGGAGTGGTTCCGCACGTACGGGATCCCCGTCCAGAACGGTACGGTAGTCGAACGGGCTGAACAGGTCGGCGATGTCGGCCTCGCCTACCCTGTGGTCGTCAAGGCGCAGGTGATGGTCGGCGGACGCGGCAAGGCGGGCGGCATCCGACTCGCCAGGACGCCGCAGGAGGCGCAGGAGGCGGCACAGGAGATCCTCGGCATGGAGATCAAGGGCGAAGTCGTCCGCAAGGTTCTCGTGGCGGAGGCCGCCAACATCGAACGCGAATACTACCTCGCCTTCACGGTGGACCGTTCGGCGCGCCGCCTGGTCTGTGTCGCCTCGGCCTTTGGCGGCGTCGACATCGAGGAGGTGGCGCGCGCGACCCCCGAGGCGATCGTCAGGCTCCACGTGGACCCGCTGTTTGGGTTCCATCCGTTCCATGCGCGGTCGGTGGGTCGCCGACTGGGCTTCGGTGGGCCGGCTCTGGTGCAGTTCACCCAGATCGCGCACGCGCTGTACCGGCTGTGCGCCGAGAGGGACGCCGAGCTGGCGGAGATCAACCCCCTGGCTGTCGCCGACGGGAAGTTGGTGGCGGTGGACGCGAAGCTGATCGTCGACGACAATGCCCTCCACCGCCATCAGGACCTGCCCGACAACGAGGAGCTAAGCGAGCTGGAACGGCTGGCCCGTCAAAACGACCTCTCCTACGTCGAACTGGACGGCGACATCGCGATTATCGGCAACGGGGCAGGGCTGGTGATGGCGACGTTGGATATGATCGCGCACTTCGGGGGGCGGCCGGCGAACTTCCTCGACATCGGTGGGGGGGCGTCGACCGAGAACATGCGCCAGGCGATCGACATCGTCCTGCGCAAGCCCGGCGTTCGGTCGCTGTTCATCAACGTCTTCGGCGGCATCACTCGCTGCGACGACATCGCCCGTGGGATCGTCGCCTCACGCCCTCCGGTGCCCGCGAGCATCCGGCTGGTAGGCACCAACGAGGAGGAGGGACGGCGCATCCTGCGCGAAGCAGGGATTTCGGCGTTCGTGGATCCGGAGGAAGCAGCCCGGGAGGCCGTACGGCTGGCGTCGTAA
- a CDS encoding HIT family protein: MECVFCKIAAGELPSTKVYEDERVLAFMDINPLNDGHLLVVPKRHASTLWDLEVEEAEAVARAAKRIADAIRVALQPDGLTVNQANGRAAHQVVPHYHVHLIPRWSGDGKGFDWELVPGDMQRIREVGEKIRRAING, translated from the coding sequence GTGGAGTGCGTGTTCTGCAAGATCGCAGCCGGTGAGTTGCCGTCGACGAAGGTCTACGAAGACGAACGGGTGCTTGCGTTCATGGACATCAACCCGCTCAACGACGGGCATCTGCTCGTCGTCCCCAAGCGGCATGCCTCCACGCTGTGGGACCTGGAGGTGGAGGAGGCGGAAGCGGTGGCGCGCGCGGCCAAGCGCATCGCCGACGCGATCCGCGTTGCGCTGCAGCCCGACGGCCTGACGGTGAACCAGGCAAACGGCCGTGCTGCCCACCAGGTCGTCCCTCACTACCATGTTCACCTGATCCCCCGGTGGAGCGGGGACGGCAAGGGGTTCGACTGGGAGCTGGTACCCGGCGACATGCAGAGGATCCGGGAAGTCGGGGAGAAGATACGACGGGCGATCAACGGCTAG